A segment of the Nilaparvata lugens isolate BPH chromosome X, ASM1435652v1, whole genome shotgun sequence genome:
CTCTCTATTCACTTCTCCCTCTtagtgcagggacacacgatccggcgacatcgccgtccggcgttttcgccggacgAAGCTTCGCCGTCCGGTTGCAAGAAGTACACAGGAAGGCATGGGGCAGAACACACGACTCCGGCGACGCCGGcgacggcgaaaacgccggccCGGCAAGAAATTGATCCGGCAATATCGCCGGGTATTCTCTACTTCGCCGTCCGGTTTTGCCGCCGGAAAGCAGTAGCAGGGCATTGTACTATATGGAGATGAACACACGacacggcgaaaacgccggacagCGTTACATTTGTAACGTTACAAATGGGTAGGGTAGGGTTACAAGGGTAGGTTACAAGGGTAGGGTTgtaagtagggatgggtatcgatacatcgatgttcaggtatagcgatctatctcatGAGCAGCAGAAATAGAGTATAAAATGCACCATGGAACAGTCTTTTTTCTACTATTGGATGAACCCAGATGTTTCTGTTTCTGGTttgcttcttctttctcctgtGGTGTAGCAGAGATATTGCAGCCAATTTCTTCCGTCTTGACAGTGTCATTTCTGAACAGCGACTGTCCTTCAGGAAGGAAATATTCATccccaacaataataataataataataataataggaaataaTTGCCGCCGGGCCCGGcaaaaacgccggacggcgatgtcgccggatcgtgtgtccctgcacttACATTTATCTTATTCTCTCTTCCACCTACTCcttcattatcaattattgcacttttcacatattatttctttttcttcatcttcatcagaACCGGTACTTGCTCAGTTCCCCTCACTGCCACTTTTTGTTTAATTCTCTTTCTTAATTCTCtcatttctcttcctcctctctccTACTCCTAAATTTTCCCGTGATACAATAGGCTACCCATCAActccaaatttaaaataaataatttcatttgaataatctGTTGTTCACTCTCAATTCTACCTATAGTATAGCGATCGATAAGTATgataagtttaaaataaaaatccacCAACGCTCAATTCGAATTATGTCTATGGAAATTCTAATTAGCACAATGGATTTATTAGAAGCtttattcttctcattcttccatACCTGTTGCCTCAGATACACGAGTCATTCACATTGATCAATTGCATTCATTGCATGAATTGCATTCATCACATTGATGCGTGGATGCATTTGATTCAATGATAGTCGGTTCAGAGGCGTCAAGTCGACTTCGTGTCAACATTTATGAGCTGTTGGACTACTTTAACATTGAATCAAATGCATCTACTTGACCAAATCGACTTGACTCGTGTATGTGAGCCCTTATGGGAAAGTCACATTAAGCTAAATTCACTCGCTGCAAGTATCAGAAGTTGCGACTACCATAggatttttctataaaaatctCAACATCGatatgaaaaactataaaaaatcaatttttaaattttccaagtcgCAGTGTGGTATTCGCAAACTGGTGATACTCGCAGCGAGTGACTGTTTCTTTTCTTGCAGaatttttcccaactaaaataaaattcacCTGAGAGAACATTCTCATCTTGGCAAAAGATTTGCGGAAAATAGCCTGGCGTGTAATTATTTCATGAACTGATTTTTTACAAaacgttatttcaaatattgacaTCAAAGAAAATTTCGTTTATTTTAGGCATGAGAGTAGTATTAGGTATAATCACGAATATTTcagaaaacttcaaaattacttATACAATACTATTCATAATTAGTTAATTAATATTACTTAAATGGCAGAGTACAGTGTTAATTTAAAtgttattattactttccttgccctattaccataggtaaggaaagtattgctttccgaaaaaaattaaggtatccctatttctaaatttctatacgtttcgaggtcccctgagtcaaaaaagtggtttttgggtattggtctgtgtgtgtgtgtgtgtgtgtgtgtgtgtgtgtgtgtgtgtgtgtgtgtgtgtgtgtggtgtgtgtgtgtgtgttgtgtgtgtgtgtgtgtgtgtgtgtatgagtgtatgtgcatctgtgtacacgatatctcatctcccaattaacggaatgacttgaaatttagaactatATTACTATATTTGGAACTATATAGATACTATTTGTATCTATATACTTGTATGTTAATAATAGAGGTACAAAATTGAACTGTATGTCGAATTGTCCTATTTGTAATATTCGTGAGAGAGAAGATATAGAACATTTCTTAGTACGCTGTCCAATGTATAACTCTATTCGTTCCTACTTTCTTGGCGAATTCATCCAAAATGTTGTGTCAGATGCCGACAAAGTAATGGTACTTCTATCAAATTTGAGTGGGAGGAAAATAAATAGAGTATTCCTTTATCTAGTAAAAGCAATTGATATTCGCTTCTTGATTTGTAGTGTTGATACTTGAGTACGTGATTTCACAAGTGGGATTTCCTGTAACTCATATAAAATATGTGTGATGATTGCTATTGCATGCCCCAAgtaaaataatcacattttgttttggcttgaaaaattgaatgtccATCCAAGTTTAGTGTAgtcttattgtataaatcaagTAATTCGTTCTAACTTAACTACCATCATTATGCTCATTAGAATGCCTGTAAGTTTATTCAATAGCTTGAAATCTTGTAGTTAAAATTATTAAGTAATGTACCTGTCCTAAAGTACCTGTACCAATCCAAAGTAGTACTATAATGTAATGTTAATGTTCCTGTAAATTTTGGTAATATGCTATGAAGTATTGTTTGATCTATAATTGTTATATTGCTGTGTTgttcaagtatttatttaaattataattattccattgatgtcttgattcaatatttcatgttataaattttcagttattttctttttattctaattattatgtttcttatGGTTCCTCATTATGACTGTAATCatcttatttcatttcttgtatATTACTCTTGATTAACGACAAGTAAgctaaattattttatttatacttaattttaatttaacgttgtaaataatattgttttgatctggcacctgctgaaaaacccacgggtttagcaggacccaacaatgtgaaaatgattttctaatgaaattcattgattgattaaaaCAAAAACAGTAAAATGATagcaagcagttcgtaatggaaaccaatattgagtaattttatttatttcattaaaattattactaAATAAGTGGTGTTTTTCACGTGGTGTTCAAAGGGAACTATTGGCTATAGTTGTGACATTCCAGAAACTGGGAATTCCAATTGTTTAGAACTTTGTCTCTGTCTCTCTACTGCCACACTGactcaccctctctctttcacacacacCCTAAACTTTCTATTCTCAACATAGCGGTACCCAATCGCCATTTTCCTAACTCTCAGGTAGTAGTTTGAGGGGGTGAAGGTCTTTTTTTGAAGAAGACAACGATTTCTGGTCATTCGTTCGTCTTCACTGTTCACTCGTCTCTCCACAAAGCTTAGAATAGCATCGTGCTGATTTCTAGTTTGACtccagaaatttattgtaataagtGGTAGATAGGTTTCGATAGATAGACTTAGTGATAATTTTTTGAGTAAGAAATAGATTAGATAAATAGATAGGCTTCGTAATAGGTTTTTAAgttttgaaataggttagataAACAGATAGGTTTAGTTATAGATTTTTGAGTTTAGTATTAGGTGACAGATaggttatatagatatataggaTAAATAAATAGGGGATTAATTAATAGGGAGTAGCTTAGGTAGTTCATATTATCGAGTTTCTGGCAGTAACGATAGCTGTTGACTGTTGTGTTTCTGCGGTGTCTGCGTCTGTTCAGGTGAGTGagaattacaatcataattGCATGTCTTGTTATTATaatgaattcatttatttgattaaattaagAAGAAACGGATTGTACAATTTTCATGTCTTCAGATCTTGAAAGATTTAAAACTCGAAAATTTACGTAAGAATTTCTATTATCAAGCTATTTCTATCAACAAAAACTATTAGAAAAAAGGCTCCTAATCAGATTGCGAATCAGTCTTGaatctcaatatatttttttgagtaCCGTTCAGCAACTAAGGATCGGCCCAAAAGGTTTAGCAGATTTCTCCAGAAACACTCTATCCATTGAACTAATGTTGAATTGTGACATAGTAGGCTAGTATGGAAATTCTATTTCCGAAAAATAGGCTAGCCTATCTCATTGTCATTCTATCTTTGAATGCCTTTTtcattataaagatataaattgTTTGTTAATTGAAGGATAGAATCTcctttacaattattttcaacgAATTATGTTTAATACAGTTACCTattgcatgtattacatttTCAACATCTAGTTTATTCTCGTGAAATTTTTTAATTGTCAAGTAACAGTGcagcaataataaaaaaaatcattttttgaataACCGAATAAAACCGCTATCTTGAAATTAAGGATAGGATCTcttttacaatataatattattattcgcAATGAATGATGTTCGATACCGTTGCATATTTTAgtttcaacagctgattggttTTAGTGGAACTTTCAAATTGTCCACATTGAAAACACCAGTAGagcaataataatcattatttgataACCGTAACCAATGTTTCTGTTCTTTTGTCAAAGATCGCTCCACATAGAACTTTGATGATTCTCATTTAAATTCATATGTTAACTTAATATTACAAATCAAAGAGTTTTATAGAGGCTTCATGCAggtttaataaaaatgataatttcatatCCAGTCTgatgttttgaaaatgtatttttcaaaatccctctgcggataatcaattatttttctttttacaATTCAAGAGAAAAATGGCCTCTCTATCTTGAATAGTTTACGAGATACTTCTGTAAACAgaatttgatagaatttgtaaacaaattgaataacaaaataacattcactaatcacctaaaactgtaaaataatgatcaactttgaaaactcTGATATACTTCAATTTTGAATggtataccatgtcatgtcaacagatcagatattttgataaaattgattgaaatttctaattgattaaggcccgccgcaaagtagacccacgctaattcacgaaaagcaacccacgccgtgggatgttttgtaaaccattgttataggattattcataatcaatcagctgacaagtggattattcattgcatgtattatcacatgtctggagaagcctagcagtggtttacaaaacatcccacggcgtggttgcttttcgtggattagcgtgggtgtACTTTTCGGCGGGCCTAAGAGCCACCCAGCAACTGAGTGCATCtgctgaaaaaatgaatgaagggTGAAGTAAGTCTTTTGAACCTTCTGAATAGTAATTTCTGTAATCTAAAATCCTTATCCATGACTATTTTTTTCTTGTAGGTGGTTTTCTTACAAAGGATAGGGGGAGGGAATGTGGAGGACGCGGTTCGGAGAGCACTAGTCCGACTGGTTACTAATGAAGTGGCCACAAACTTCAGCTGGGAAGGCAGGAAAGGGAAGAGGGCCTTAAACAGCCTTCTGATTATTAAAACCCTGGAGAGTAAGTGTGCTTAGTGTTTATAGTTGGCGTAACATGAGATCGGGATTAGGCTCTCCATCCAACAAATAGGCTAGCCGTGTTTTCAGATTTTGAATCCCAATCTTATGTTATGTGAACAATTATAATAGTGTGATAGCCTTTAAGTAAATAAGTAAAATCTCTGTAAGTGTTattttaacaaaatgttaataacttaatccttatagattctgttagattgaacataacttatcatacacatgatgaacatatatatGTGCTTGTCAAGtcccgttcaatctaatagaatctataaggattaagttattaagtagttaaaaaaattgatgtaaacgcggcttaagaTTCACATGGAAATGATATGCAAATCATATGTAAAGTTATTTATGGAATACAGGTCCCTACTCACTACAGGTCTgcattttattgaccgagcgaagtgaggtataagattcaagtcgacggtttggaatttctcttaatgtttatatgtttcgcaTCTACGGCGatacgcggtaatagattttcatgaaatttgacaggtatgttcgttttctgattgcgcgtcgacgtatatacaaggtttttggaaattttgcatttctaggataatataaaagaaaaaaggagcctcctgcatacgccaatattagagtaaaaatcagactatagaattattcatcataaatcagctgtccagtggactataatactacccgttcaaaaacatcgaatacggtatcttgaaaatgtatagtCCATAAaggttgtagacagttgcagccagacctgataacagcgctcacactcacattccgggacgacacgtcacggtacgatagaacaaaaagctctatgtttttttagtattttttctagacattttaaattgataaattatttattaatttttgaagaaaacataacaggtcaatgtaacttactgagcgcgaggtctactgttcacagaactactagtataaaaggaaaaaggagcctccttcatattcctcctccaatattagagtaaaaatcagactatagaattattcatcataaatcagctgacaagtgattacacagatgtgtggagaaccagtctattgctgaatttccataaggtctatagtttcaatcaggtacttgtgcgtgaggtctactgttcacagaactactagtaattttgaatatgaatataaatattttgatttgcCAAAACAAACATGTTCACATTAACGTATTCGGAACCAAAATGCAGACCTGTGGTAGCCTGTACACCATAAATTACTTTACATGATATAAGTCAGCTGTTGTCTTGGTGAACGTGATATTTTTGAGCTCaaaatttatgtgtttttatacaattattttgtaaatttgaagtttgttttatgtttttactgaagttttattattaatctatttaaatttaaaattgtttgttttattctgaattgtatattcagattgatgattaagggctggtttccaagctcggaatttagctaagttctagactttaaacagctggagtaagaaaattggctttccgaaacgggccgtagtcgtagtcattatCAAAGTcacattattaaattaaatttcaacaaactagaaaattgaacccaaaatacaataaagagaaaatagtgtaaagtttcagctatttttaattatttagaaatgtttaatttcgtctgaaaaaacgttttcaattatagaaatgagaaaataaaaactgcgactacgccccgttttgcaaagctaattttctgactctagctgtttaaagtctagaacttagctaaattccgagcttggaaaccggcccttagtgtataaataattgaaatggacataacctacataatatttggacaatttcagacgaaattaggaaattgaagaagttttgggcaatagcctgtttttcttttccgactctgtattgtttactctatccaataaataaataaattaattaggtAATTACTGATGATATTTTGCAGTAGCCACACAACAATTATAAAAACCTCTCCATTTTCATACATGTTAGAATGAATGTGCGCGATTCAATGAAAGCTGTGTATAGTAGTAACacattgtaaaattctgtttcAGAAGTTGTTGCTGCGTCGCATACAGACTTTACCAGCAAGCTGTTTGAAATACGGGTGAAGGAGTGGTTCCGGCAGTCTGGAACCagaatttataatctaaaaaaatctacaaaaaataatacgtttcactgaatttattatttaaataaatatgtattttcAAGCTGTATTCTACTGTTTTTTTGCTCGCCTTATTAccatattttctcaaatttcactGGTAATGCCTGCTCATAATAGTTGTGTCCACTATCAAATTTATCAtgcaattcattcattaaaacaacCTTGAACCAATAACAGCTAATTATAGACTACATTTTTCTAGCATTCACTCCACTCCCTTtcattatatataaatatagagaTAATGTGGAACTCTAATCTATCTAATGAAACCTATGTATCTAATGGGGAGTCTAACACCTGATCTTATCAACTACTGGTTCAAGGCTATTTTATGATatggaattgaatgaaaaatgttattgatgATACAAAACTGTGTACctatgtaaataaatgtttcacacaatacatgaaatatatgtcttttctgtatagggctacttgtaatataaatagaaatacaaatctcagtacccttttttgaattattttattattattttaaataattcaaaaaagggtactgagatttgtatttctatccaTGGAATAGATGTGTTTGTCAATACATAAATTAGATGTATTAGGCAACATGTATAAATGAGGTACCTTATTTAAATGAGATATTTGTAtgaaatacataaaatagatgAAATAGTGTGACATATTTATGTATCAATCAATACATAAATTAGAGTTAGttttcaatacataaaatagaTGTATAGGTCAATACATAAATTAGATTTAGTTTCCAATACATAAAATAGATGTATAGGTCAATACATATATTAGATTTCGttttcaatacataaaatagatgtataggccaatacataaaatagacatattattcaatacatCAAATTTATGTATTGGACAATATGtagatttgatgtattattcaatacataaaatagaTGTATAGGTCAATACATAAATTAGATTTAGttttcaatacataaaatagatgtataggccaatacataaaatagacatattattcaatacatCAAATTTATGTATTGGACAATATGtatatttgatgtattattcaatacataaaatagaTGTATAGGTCAATacatcaaatatatatattggaaaacatgtttactaTACGTATCAAGAAATACGTATACTATACGAATCAAGAAATACGTATAGTATACGTATCAAGAAATGTGTATAATATACGTATCAAGAAATACGTATAGTATACGGATCAAGAAATACGTATAGTATACGTATCAAGAAATACGTATATATACGTATCAAGAAATACGTATAGTATACCTGAAAAGTCGGGACATTTATACGTAAATGGGACGTATTCAATATCAATGTTATACGTATTATTTACTTTCATTGACATTGGCTAATACATAAATTTGACGTATTATATACGTCTGTGTGCTGACTGGGGTAGGCCTACGCATGCGCATGTGTTTTATCATCGGCGAGAATCTTATCAcataaataaacaaccaataacaataaagagTCACTGGAAAATCACAAATTGTAATGGTAGAAAAATAATCTAACCTGAAATTAGAGCAGGGAAGGAAAAATGAACAACAAATATTATAGATACAAAAGCCCAACCTCATAAAGTTTTGCTGGAAGCATTTTACTGTGATGACGACTGTGTAGCATAGGCCCACATCTCTATAATGCATATTCAACCAGTCTTAACATAGATGAGTGAGGAATGACATTTGGCCTCTGTGCAAACAACACATAAAATGTACGGTACCGTATTGTGATAGAGAGAAGACGGGATAAGATAGGTaatgagttccaaatttcgagcTGATCTTTCGTTAACTCAAGCTAACCGTTGACTACTGTGTAGAATTACTATTTGTAGGGGAGAACGTCTAAGAACGGCACAttataagagactaccagcatcatagCTGTATTATAGctacaccaaaaacaactactaggactagtTAACAATGAAATTTAGTACCGTTCATAAACGGCGTATGCATTGGGATAATATATTTCCTCTATGATTGTAATGTGTTGTCGTGctatatcttttctctatgatttgtATTGTATATGTGTTGTATTATATGAATGATTTGCATTGTATATGTGTTGTATTGTTCAATTTACAGAACCCAGGCcagaataaaaagaaaaatcatGAAGCCACAAAAGTGCCTCAAAGGCTAATGGCAAAATGGCAGGCATCCATGGATGCTGCCATGAGACTTATGTAAGTACTCTctaattttttaaatgtaatttttaaatgtttatcaGCTTGagtagaaaaaattatttgaaataatttggaTCATAAATGGCGGCCTATACCATATGGGATTTGTCTacgtatgctatcttttctctttgtATTCACTTACCCATAAATGATGTGAACTATAAAgttctattcaaatgaaatcaaattgattttcattttcacacaATAAACATGATATAGTACCATAATAACtaatatgaattattcaatGACAATGAAAACTACATGCAAAATCACATTATTGATTCTTAAGTTAATATATCACAAGCTGCTAATACCAAAATCAGTACAATAGTTGATCAGTACAATAGCGAGTTCTCCTGCCCGATGGGCtcactatagtgcggtccacgtaataatggcagaGAAGAAAGATATAACAGCGTTGCttattctctgccttgccactgtgcCTTCTATAGCAgacagctgataccggtataacTGATATAACTGTTAAATCTTAACTGTTAAAtataactgttaattcttgtttaaaacaatcaatattatatttcattcatctagaataaatatttttcaaagaattttaattaatgagattaaatattttgctgATTAATcgttgttaaaaaacgatctggtaacgtaatgagctggaaaaggatatcATCAGTATCTGCTTTGtcagatagacaaggatagcaataccaatgttgccattataacttggaccttagagatatgtattattcaataaacttcctcTTAAATGAGAAATTTGCATGTAAAACGCTTCAAGTCAGTAATGAACTGGCTTTGAAAAACCCCATTCTATAATATTGAAGAGTGTAGAGTGATACTAGTGCCCTacaatttcaacttgaaattattatcgtttttcatgttttgtatgatattatgttTGACTATGTGTTACATTGATATTGAAGAAGCCTATTGCTTCTTTGTTTGTTCAATGGCGAATaaagattcttattcttattcttgacactgtaataatatatttgacCAACTCTTTTGCCACTGCATTAACACCTCTATATCATTATtcttcatcaattcattaaattatttatctattcatttattcgcaGGATGCATCAATCCGACCTTCTGGATCTTCCCGACGATGGCAACTGGTAAATAATGGcttgattttttaattgttctttttttAAATGTGTTAGGTTATATTCATTTAgttaatttgaatgtttttctaAAAAACCAGCCCATCCATCATCTAACAACTATTTATAATTCTTTTATCATATCTTTCTATTTtccttcatttattttattcatactttatctatttattccattgacaatcacaaattattattgcaatatAATTTATCCATTCTCatcaaaaatcaaaaatgaaaaaacaaaattatttatgttcaGTTTATCCTTTTGTATTGAAACTTCTTTAAATTTGCCctactttgatttttttattgacttAAATAAACGCAGGTTGAGACATGGAGAGAAGAgtaaaaaattgtaatattacaatttatttttaaattctgtTTATACAGATATGTCTTCCAATATTAAGAGCTTGCTAGAAAATGGCATTTTGCAATTAAATCACCATTAGCTATTGAGTACGACCTGATTGAATTGATGACCGACCATTTGAGCTTGAAACAACTCTGACCcatttttagttatttattaaattttttattcggttttattaatttgtttacatACAGAATTATGTGGAGGAAATCAGGTAGAAACCAGGAACTTGCCTCAACACAAGTTATACACTACAAATTTTATAAAGATATAGCAATGTAATATGAAAAACTTacctaaaaaaaatcaatataaaagtTGGTGGAGGCATGGAGAGTAGAgtaaaaatttgtaatattacaattcatttttaaattctgTTTATATGGATATGGCTTCCAATATTGAGAGCTTGCTAGAAAAAAGGCATCTTGCAATTAAATCCTATTGGCTATTAATTCAACCTGATTGAATACAGTATTGATGACCGACCATTTGAGCTTGTAACAAATCTGacccattttatttattaacttttttattctgtttttttatgtaaataaagCGAAACTATAGCGAAGTGTTCACTCCACAATCTGTCAGCATCGCATATATTTGCAGTGTTAGGTACCCATTTAAACAATGATGATCGGTTCAGGTAAATCTTACTTAAAATGTTCTACGAATATTATAGAAAGGTGCCAAAAACGaagaaaaaaatccaaaaaccAAGTGGGACCCATTGTGGGACGTGGATGATTAATGTCTGCGACCGCGAGTTATTGTTCTTGGGGGAAAATATGCTCGATTGATGATTAGAATCATATAATAATTTACTGCCTTTAATAATCCCACATTCCTACCCTTAATAATACCACACAAAGAGTTATTGGAATatttgaaacatctaaatttgaaaatctactttgtgagaatatttgaatactgaaaattttgtgaattgaaaaactaaatttgggagaggaatagcacattcctctccctattattttgatgatgtactaatGTAGATTATTGGTTATTGGAATATTTtaaacatctaaatttgaaaatctactttgtgagaatatttgaatactgaaaattttgtgaattgaaaaactaaatatgggagaggaatagcacatttctctccctattattttgatgatgtactaatGTGTAGATTATTGGTTATTGGAATatttgaaacatctaaatttgaaaatctactttgtgagaatatttgaatactgaaaattttgtgattgaaaaactaaatatgggagaggaatagcacatttctctccctattattttgatgatgtactaatGTGTAGATTATTGGTTATTGGAATatttgaaacatctaaatttgaaaatctactttgtgagaatatttgaatactgaaaattttgtgaattgaaaaactaaatatgggagaggaatagcacattTCTCTCCCgattattttgatgatgtactaatGTAGATTATTGGTTATTGGAATatttgaaacatctaaatttgaaaatctactttgtgagaatatttgaatactgaaaattttgtgaattgaaaaactaaatttgggagaggaatagcacattcctctccctattattttgatgatgtacttatgtACAAATGTATAATATGGGTATTTCAGGCTAGTCAGAGAATTGTTTTCATAAGTCATCTAAAAATCAAAGAGTTATTGAAATATGGATATTTCCAATAGTGATTCAAAAGGTTaggcacaagcctagagctcatgtaggCATCACCCTCGGCAAAAAGTTATCATTTTCTTCaggcacaagcctagagctcatgtaggCATCACCATCGGCAAAAAGTTATCATTTTCTTCAACAAGTCAACTTAAAGTTTGATCTCGTTCCTTCATGTTGAGGAGGTACCGACGATAGTCAAAAGTTAAGATTTTAGTTGATAAACCCACCCATAGATCGATTTTATTTTTGGTAATCACCCAAAtctttttctagaaaatgttttttcaataaatggaGAGATctgtaatgcttcaattttaaTAGTATCGACCTGAGGGTCCAGAAAATACCATTCTAATACTCAAGTCTTTTCTTCAAGTCCCTATAATATTTAGATGATTC
Coding sequences within it:
- the LOC111054715 gene encoding uncharacterized protein LOC111054715; amino-acid sequence: MLIRMPVVFLQRIGGGNVEDAVRRALVRLVTNEVATNFSWEGRKGKRALNSLLIIKTLEKVVAASHTDFTSKLFEIRVKEWFRQSGTRIYNLKKSTKNNTFH